The DNA sequence CGGGGCAAAATTTGTAAGGTTTTGCATTAAATTCATAACGATATTCTACTAATTTTTTAAAAATATAATTTATTCTGCTTTTTTCTTTCTATTCGCTATTAACAAAATCGATATAATAATTATCCCTACAAACGAGATAAAGAAAATAGCAATAAGTATTATAATTGCGGTATCGGAAGATAAAAAAGATAAAATACCGTTATACGGACGATATATAACATAAGCGGTTTTTCCATATAAAAAATCAGTTGTATTATTAAAAACCACTATATTTGCAGATTTAATTTTTCCGTCGGTACCGTTTTTCTTTAAAATATTTCCCGGAACGTGTACGGTTAACTCGCTAATATTTTTCAGATAGCCGAAATCTAACCTTACGGTATTGTTCTTTTTGTCAACGGTTATTTTTATTCCGGCTCTTTTTGCATCGACCCACCTTACAAATACCTTATAATTTAACAATCCATTTTTATCGATAACAGGCTTAGAAACCTTAACATAACTATACTTTTTTAAAAAATGCTCTTTTATTTTGCTCATAGGATATCCGGTTGGAATATCTAAAAGTCGATAAATGCCATAACCCCCTCCGGTTTTATCGATATGTAAATCTCCGACTACCTTACAACCCGGAATTATCAAAAATATAGACAGTAAAGTTAATAATAGCGCTATTTTAAATTTAACTTTTTTATTTTTCATCGTTTCTTTATTTTTAATATTATTTTCTATTTTTTTCATACCATAACTCCGAACGAAATGTTATATTTTATTTTCATTAAAAATAAACTTAATTATCGCACTTTAATATAAGCCGCCGGCGATTCTTCGATCGTAGCAGCAGAAGTTACCGTAAGAACGTAGGTGTATGTTCCTGCCGGAAAATTAGACGGAATTTTCATGGCAAGATTGACGTTGTAAATTCCGGGCTTATCGACGTTGACGTAAGAATTGTTATAAGCCGTAAGGCCGTTTCCATAAACTTCGTACGTCAATTTTACGCTCTGCGAAGACTGATTAGGCGGCGTCTCGGCATAAAATTTGGAATTAATATTAATCGTACTGCCGGGACTAGCGCTGACGTTGTCTGCCATAACGTTTGAAATTATAACAGCAGGGGCATTTCCCGCTGCACTGCCGAGAGGCGAAATACCGACAATATTCGGGCTTGCAGAACTCAAGTAAGTTTTAAATGCGGAAAACCCACCGGCTCTATTAGTAGGCCTGCTTGAATTATTATTAGAGTAAACGTAAGTCGGCGCAGAAGAAACATTACCGTTGGGCTGAGAAGAATTAGCGGGATTATTTGAATTAGGTATATTTTTAATTATATTTTTATTTTTCTTTGAAGATTTAACTTGACGTTTATGCTTATGTTTATTATGTTTATGTTTTTCGGATTTATTTTTAGTTTTAATGTGAAAAACTTTGTATATTTTTTTTTCTACTTTTTTAAGTTTGCCGGTTTTGAATAAAGAAAAAAGAATACCGCCACTACCTATAAATATAATCGCCAAAACAATTATAGAGATCAACAATCGTTTTCCTTTTTTACCGCCGCCTTTATTAAGTATTTTCGGTGCTTTGGGAGTTGCCGACGAAAATGCACTATCGCCGCTTGGATTTTTGAGACTAATACCTTCTTTTGCGTCGTTTTGCATCGAACTTTCGGCCCTGATGCTCGCATCTGCATTGTTTTTGACTAAATTGACGTTATTTTCGGGCGTTTGAACGGGCGAAGGCGAAGCGTTTGCATTTTTTAAAACGTTAGTATTGTGCGCAGAAGCCTTATCAGATGACGCCTGCTTCCTCTCGAATTTTTGTCCGCATTTTGGACAGAAATTTGCGTTATCGTTTTCTATTTTCGTACCGCAATTTTTACAAAAAAACATTTTTTATTTCCTCTTTTTAACTAAGTTTATTTCCGCAATTCTCGCAAAATAAAGCATCGGAAGGATTTTGCGCTCCACAAGCCGTGCAAAATTTTACTCCCGCATCGGTTTTAGCGTCTGATGAACCTGTGCTGCCTCCATGATTAGTTTGCCGTTCAAGTCCTGCCTGCTGCGGTGGAACATTGTTTGTAAAATCCCCGCCGGAAGTCGTTTGAGAAGTCGTCGTTCCTCCTTTCATGCTTGCCGCTTTTTCTTTATATTTTTCTATGTTGGATTTTAATTTGGAAGTAACGTCGTTAAACTGTGCATCGACATCGTCAAAATTCATATCTGATATTACGTCTAAATATATATAGTTCTGTCCTAACATTAAATATACGAAAAGAAGAACCATTAAGAGCATATATATAATACCTACGCCGAATCCTACAAAGCCCCCGAACATTGAAAGAGAGGACATGATACCGCCGCCTCCGTTTAACATTCCCAGCATAGAACCGCCGTAACCGCCTGATAATAAATAAGTCGGTCTTGTAACGGCTAATATCGAAGCCGTAAGAGCAAAAGAACATACGGTCAATAATATAAATATTAAAGCTAAGACAACAAAAACCTGCATTAAAAATATGAAGTAACCAAAAAGGAGAGTTGAATGTTTTTTATAAATCTTATAAGCTTTTACTATAATTTCTTTTAAATTATTTCCGTCAAAAACTAAAGGGTTGATCATAAAATTGATTAAAAGTATTGCAAAAAACATAATGGCAAAGATTATAGTAAATCCCGGTATTCCAATAAAATCTAAAAGTTTGCCTAACCCGGGTATTTTTGCTATGAAAAAATAAATAAGAGAAATTATAACGACTACCAAAGGAACTATGGCTAATATTATTTCTGAAATTAAAATACGGTAAAACGAAAATATTCCGAATATTATTGCGTCCATTACGGGAATAGACGCCTTATTTCTGGCATGCTCCATTAATACTTTTCCGGTAGCGGTATAACCTATAAGGTAGATAATAAGGTATAATATTACCCCTATAATAGAAACAAATTTTCCAATAGCGGAATGCCCTCTATACGCCATATCGGTTGCTATAGCAATAGATCCTATTAATATAGCAAATGAAATTATAAAAGTTGCCAGCAAAAGAATTATTGCTTTAATACGTTGAAATGCTTCAAAAGATTTGACTAAAATTCCAAATTTAAAAAAGGACTCCCCGCGTGCGACATCCATAATTCCTCCTAAAGAATTTCAAAGATTTGATTAAATTATAAGCGATATGTTTATTTTATATTATAATTTAAATTTATAATAACTATATTTTTTCTAAAAAAAATTGTCAAGAATTTTTTGCTAATTTTTTACTAAATAAATGATTACTAAATAATTATTTTTAGCGCAGATATTTTTTTTTGTAAATTGCGGCGGCTCATGCCGATAGTTTGTGCAGTTTTAGTTACGTTGCTCCCGTTTTCTTTTAGTTTGCGAATCAGGTATGCTCTTTCAAAATTTTCTTTTGCCTGCTGAAATAAATCGGCAGACATAATACTTTCGATATTATTTGAATTTTCACGGCACAATATATTTTCGCCGGATGAATAATTCAAGTGAGATTGCTTTGCATCTTCGACTGCATAAAAGCCGTCGGATTTTATAGGCGCAGTCAAAGATATGCTTGAAATGACGCTTTCCGTTTCCGAAATAACTCTACCGTTATTTTCCGCGACAGCCGGATACTTAATTTTTAATTCCGCGGCGACGTCTTCGGCGGTTACTTTATTATATAGATTTAAAATAGAAAACCTTTCTATGATATTTTTAAGTTCCCTGACGTTTCCCGGCCAGCTATAACCTTGCAGTAACTCCAAAGCGGAACGGTCTATCTCTAATCTGCCGGTATTGCCGCTAAAAATTTTAACAAAATAATTTACTAAAAGAGGTATGTCGCTTTTTCTTTCCCTTAACGGCGGTATATAAAGCGGAATAACGTTAAGCCTGAAAAAAAGATCGCTTCTGAATCTGCCCGATTTAATTTCCTCTTCGAGATCTTTATTAGTAGCGGCGATAACCCTGACGTCTGACTCAATTTCGTTATCTCCGCCTATCCTTTGAAATTTGCCTTCCTGTAAAACCCTCAATATTTTTGACTGCATTCTCAGGCTCATATCGCCTATTTCGTCTAAAAAAAGTGTCCCTCCGTCGGCTAATTCGAATTTTCCTTTTTTTCTAGCCGCCGCTCCCGTAAAAGCTCCTTTTTCGTAACCGAAAATTTCGCTTTCTATAAGCTCTTCCGGTATAGCGGCACAGTTA is a window from the Candidatus Acidulodesulfobacterium acidiphilum genome containing:
- a CDS encoding zinc-ribbon domain-containing protein, coding for MFFCKNCGTKIENDNANFCPKCGQKFERKQASSDKASAHNTNVLKNANASPSPVQTPENNVNLVKNNADASIRAESSMQNDAKEGISLKNPSGDSAFSSATPKAPKILNKGGGKKGKRLLISIIVLAIIFIGSGGILFSLFKTGKLKKVEKKIYKVFHIKTKNKSEKHKHNKHKHKRQVKSSKKNKNIIKNIPNSNNPANSSQPNGNVSSAPTYVYSNNNSSRPTNRAGGFSAFKTYLSSASPNIVGISPLGSAAGNAPAVIISNVMADNVSASPGSTININSKFYAETPPNQSSQSVKLTYEVYGNGLTAYNNSYVNVDKPGIYNVNLAMKIPSNFPAGTYTYVLTVTSAATIEESPAAYIKVR
- a CDS encoding sigma-54-dependent Fis family transcriptional regulator produces the protein MKIVLIVDDEESIRSSLSGILKDEGYSVITEAGGKAGLNAFADKSPNVVLLDVWLSDSDGSDILREMVRINKNIPVIMISGHSDIDTAIKTIKIGAYDFIEKPLSLDRLVITVENALKYNSLNEKKAILAESLPNSFELIGEAESIKNLREKIYKAAPSSAPVLIAGENGTGKEIAARSVHINSLRSSEPFIAINCAAIPEELIESEIFGYEKGAFTGAAARKKGKFELADGGTLFLDEIGDMSLRMQSKILRVLQEGKFQRIGGDNEIESDVRVIAATNKDLEEEIKSGRFRSDLFFRLNVIPLYIPPLRERKSDIPLLVNYFVKIFSGNTGRLEIDRSALELLQGYSWPGNVRELKNIIERFSILNLYNKVTAEDVAAELKIKYPAVAENNGRVISETESVISSISLTAPIKSDGFYAVEDAKQSHLNYSSGENILCRENSNNIESIMSADLFQQAKENFERAYLIRKLKENGSNVTKTAQTIGMSRRNLQKKISALKIII
- a CDS encoding zinc-ribbon domain-containing protein, with the protein product MDVARGESFFKFGILVKSFEAFQRIKAIILLLATFIISFAILIGSIAIATDMAYRGHSAIGKFVSIIGVILYLIIYLIGYTATGKVLMEHARNKASIPVMDAIIFGIFSFYRILISEIILAIVPLVVVIISLIYFFIAKIPGLGKLLDFIGIPGFTIIFAIMFFAILLINFMINPLVFDGNNLKEIIVKAYKIYKKHSTLLFGYFIFLMQVFVVLALIFILLTVCSFALTASILAVTRPTYLLSGGYGGSMLGMLNGGGGIMSSLSMFGGFVGFGVGIIYMLLMVLLFVYLMLGQNYIYLDVISDMNFDDVDAQFNDVTSKLKSNIEKYKEKAASMKGGTTTSQTTSGGDFTNNVPPQQAGLERQTNHGGSTGSSDAKTDAGVKFCTACGAQNPSDALFCENCGNKLS